Proteins found in one Sporosarcina sp. FSL K6-3457 genomic segment:
- the ahlS gene encoding AhlS family quorum-quenching N-acyl homoserine lactonase, with protein sequence MSNIIMPNKKLYVMDNGTMKMDKNWMIAMHNPATISNPTAPAEFVEFPIYTVLIDHPEGKILFDTACNPNAMGQDGRWGQMTQQMFPITMAEECYLHNRLDQLGVRPEDIKYVVASHLHLDHAGCLELFTNAKIIVHEDELNGTLQTYARNQKEGAYVWGDIDAWIKNNLQWHTIKRGEDNIQLAEGINILNFGSGHAWGMLGLQIDMPETGGIILASDAIYTAESFGPPIKPPGIIYDSIGYSSAVEKIRRIAKETNSDVWFGHDANQFKSFRKSTEGYYE encoded by the coding sequence TTGTCAAACATTATTATGCCGAATAAAAAGCTGTATGTAATGGACAACGGAACTATGAAAATGGATAAAAATTGGATGATTGCAATGCATAATCCAGCTACAATATCCAATCCGACTGCACCTGCCGAATTTGTTGAGTTTCCGATATACACAGTCCTAATTGATCACCCAGAAGGGAAAATCCTTTTTGATACTGCATGTAATCCTAATGCAATGGGACAAGATGGACGTTGGGGTCAGATGACACAGCAGATGTTCCCGATTACGATGGCTGAGGAGTGCTATCTCCATAATCGTTTGGATCAATTAGGCGTTAGACCTGAAGATATTAAATATGTAGTGGCTTCTCATTTGCATTTGGACCATGCAGGATGTTTGGAGCTATTTACGAATGCGAAAATTATAGTCCATGAGGACGAGCTGAATGGGACATTACAAACATACGCCCGTAATCAGAAAGAAGGTGCTTATGTCTGGGGAGATATTGATGCGTGGATTAAAAATAATCTCCAATGGCACACCATCAAACGTGGTGAAGATAATATTCAACTTGCAGAGGGAATCAATATTCTCAACTTTGGTAGCGGACATGCATGGGGGATGCTTGGCTTACAGATTGATATGCCAGAAACAGGCGGAATTATTCTAGCGTCAGATGCTATTTATACGGCGGAAAGTTTTGGACCGCCGATTAAGCCGCCGGGTATCATTTACGATTCGATTGGCTATTCTAGCGCAGTTGAAAAAATCCGTAGAATTGCAAAAGAAACAAATTCAGACGTGTGGTTTGGTCATGATGCTAACCAATTTAAGAGTTTCCGTAAATCGACCGAAGGATATTATGAGTGA
- a CDS encoding iron-containing alcohol dehydrogenase, translating into MSFSQLVFAPLSYTGWGALEQLLPEIEKYSAKKILVVTDPSLEKIGIAKQVTDPLMDRGYDVIVYTGVVPEPPLAVGEELVEFTRKGKFELVIGFGGGSAMDLAKLAAVLAVHDGPVEDYLNLTGTQKIEKKGLPKILIPTTAGTGSEVTNISVLSLETTKDVVADNYLLADVAIVDPALTVSVPPRITAATGVDALTHAVEAYISVNASPTSDALALHAIRMIARSLRKAVEDGTDRQARTDMSQGSYLAGLAFFNAGVAGVHALAYPIGGQFHIPHGESNAVLLPYVMSYIRKSCTKRMADILEALGGNKGLLSEEEASYKCVDELIRMVKDVGIPTTLGGFNIPESALEQLTSDGVKQKRILGRSPLPLHEGDIRKIYQSAFDGVVTEPD; encoded by the coding sequence ATGAGTTTTTCACAGCTTGTCTTTGCTCCACTCAGCTATACAGGCTGGGGAGCGTTAGAGCAATTACTGCCAGAGATAGAGAAGTATTCAGCTAAAAAAATTCTTGTCGTGACAGATCCTTCATTGGAGAAAATTGGTATCGCAAAACAAGTGACAGATCCTCTGATGGATAGGGGATATGACGTTATTGTATATACGGGTGTTGTGCCAGAACCCCCACTTGCAGTTGGGGAGGAACTTGTTGAATTTACACGTAAAGGGAAATTTGAACTGGTTATTGGATTTGGTGGTGGCAGTGCAATGGACTTAGCGAAGTTAGCAGCCGTGCTTGCAGTTCATGATGGGCCAGTAGAGGATTATTTGAATTTGACAGGTACCCAAAAAATTGAGAAGAAGGGTCTGCCTAAAATTCTTATTCCAACGACTGCCGGGACTGGATCTGAGGTTACGAATATCTCGGTTCTTTCATTGGAAACAACAAAAGATGTAGTAGCTGATAATTATTTATTGGCGGATGTTGCGATTGTTGATCCGGCCTTGACGGTTTCAGTGCCGCCTAGAATTACGGCGGCGACTGGAGTAGATGCACTCACACATGCTGTGGAGGCTTATATTTCTGTAAATGCTAGCCCGACATCTGACGCGCTTGCCCTACATGCAATTCGAATGATTGCCCGATCATTACGTAAAGCAGTTGAAGACGGAACTGATAGACAAGCTAGAACAGACATGAGTCAAGGAAGCTATCTTGCTGGATTAGCCTTCTTTAATGCGGGAGTTGCAGGTGTCCATGCGTTAGCCTATCCGATAGGTGGACAATTCCATATTCCTCATGGGGAATCCAATGCAGTGCTGTTGCCATATGTCATGAGTTATATTCGGAAAAGCTGTACGAAACGAATGGCTGACATATTGGAAGCACTAGGAGGGAATAAAGGTCTGTTATCGGAAGAAGAGGCATCGTATAAATGTGTGGATGAGCTGATAAGAATGGTCAAAGATGTTGGAATTCCAACGACATTAGGTGGTTTCAATATTCCTGAATCTGCTCTTGAGCAGTTGACTTCAGACGGTGTGAAGCAAAAGCGTATACTAGGAAGAAGTCCTTTGCCGTTACATGAGGGCGATATAAGGAAAATCTATCAATCTGCATTTGATGGTGTTGTCACCGAGCCGGATTGA